From Chryseobacterium tructae, one genomic window encodes:
- a CDS encoding rod shape-determining protein MreD, translating into MISRTLFTDILIMIFLVALQIFVLNRITIFGKYTPVLYPVFVMFYPFFRNKFQFLALSFLIGLSIDGFLNSWGINAFATTLIAYFRTLIFRTSTDTSTDFFSFQSLQWAQFLLFLFSSIFLHQLLVQYIEFFKFSRFFEILFNVLVTSVISFIFIVIYALIFKIKQKV; encoded by the coding sequence ATGATTAGCAGAACTTTATTTACTGATATATTAATCATGATATTTCTTGTTGCATTACAGATTTTTGTATTGAACAGGATTACTATTTTTGGGAAATATACTCCGGTATTATATCCTGTATTTGTCATGTTCTATCCTTTTTTCAGAAATAAATTTCAGTTTTTAGCACTTAGCTTTTTAATAGGGCTCTCTATAGATGGATTCCTCAATTCATGGGGGATCAATGCTTTTGCTACAACGTTAATTGCTTATTTCAGAACATTGATATTCAGAACGTCTACAGATACCTCTACAGACTTTTTCTCCTTTCAGTCCCTTCAATGGGCGCAGTTTTTGCTGTTTTTATTTTCAAGTATATTCCTGCATCAGCTTTTAGTACAATATATAGAGTTCTTTAAGTTTAGCAGATTTTTTGAAATATTATTTAATGTGTTGGTGACCAGTGTAATTTCATTTATCTTTATCGTTATTTACGCATTAATATTTAAAATCAAACAAAAAGTTTGA
- a CDS encoding peptidoglycan D,D-transpeptidase FtsI family protein: MNTRYLKIFSILVVIALIFVARLSYLQLFTDRYALNAANTSIKIEYVIPQRGVIFDRNGKIMVGNQPAYEISFTQALMKPDFDTLGFCSLMKINKTDFISKINLIKKEKYYSKLTPMTFLKDLSREDIARVQEIIFKYPAFNIVQRPQRQYEVSTSGNLLGYTSEVNEKEIKKDSVYYLPGDFIGKTGVEKSYEKELRGIKGMKYIQKDIRLRNIGSYKNGTLDKDVVTGKDITLTIDYDLQRTAEEMLVNKHGAIVAIDPNNGEVLVAATGPDIDPNLFTGPYKSKNLYALSKDTLYENKPTFDRSLQAGYPPGSTFKLLTALAAMQMGVMDEKTVFPCGGGFFYKGKRIKGHGGADPLIPSIQVSSNCFFTYAFIAIIKKYPGNPSKGVDEWKKIMSSFGVGEFLNNDFAVGAKGRIPSGDFYEKRFKAIMKASGSKRTDYTNWDEMSTGAIYNGMGQGDVLVTPIQLANYVAAIANKGWYYTPHIVKAIDGKANPDPRFKVKHQTLVDQKHFEPVLKGMEAVVLRGTARGLKSNDFTQLAKTGTAQVPQGKDNSIFVLIAPADKPKIVVVAVMEHAGFGATWAGPACTVIAEKYITGDLKRENLYKKMITSSFMPEYKRQWIADLKRKGLYKDPKPDSIKQKRIKDSLELVKQQKAKLQKEIEKETKNNNTAKKPVKQ, translated from the coding sequence TTGAACACACGTTATTTAAAAATTTTTTCCATTCTTGTTGTGATCGCCCTTATTTTTGTGGCGAGGCTTTCGTATTTACAGTTATTTACAGATCGCTATGCACTGAATGCAGCCAATACTTCTATCAAAATTGAATATGTAATTCCCCAGCGTGGAGTTATTTTTGACCGAAACGGGAAGATCATGGTAGGAAACCAACCTGCTTATGAAATTTCTTTTACCCAGGCTCTCATGAAACCTGATTTTGATACACTGGGCTTTTGTAGCTTAATGAAGATCAATAAAACGGATTTCATCAGCAAGATTAATCTTATTAAAAAAGAAAAGTACTATTCTAAACTTACTCCTATGACCTTTTTAAAGGATCTGAGCAGGGAAGATATTGCAAGGGTACAAGAGATTATTTTTAAATATCCTGCCTTTAATATTGTACAGAGACCTCAGCGTCAATATGAAGTTTCTACATCCGGAAACCTTTTAGGATATACCAGTGAAGTAAATGAAAAAGAGATTAAGAAAGACTCTGTTTACTATTTACCTGGAGATTTTATTGGGAAAACAGGTGTGGAAAAATCTTATGAGAAGGAGCTTCGTGGGATAAAAGGGATGAAGTACATTCAAAAAGATATCAGGCTTCGAAATATAGGTTCTTATAAAAATGGAACTTTGGATAAGGATGTAGTAACGGGTAAAGATATTACTTTAACTATTGATTATGATCTTCAGAGAACAGCTGAAGAAATGCTTGTTAACAAACATGGTGCAATTGTAGCTATAGATCCCAATAACGGGGAAGTATTAGTGGCCGCAACCGGACCGGATATTGACCCAAATCTTTTCACCGGGCCTTATAAATCTAAAAATTTATATGCGTTATCGAAAGATACGCTTTATGAGAATAAACCTACTTTTGATCGTTCTTTACAAGCAGGATATCCACCAGGATCAACGTTCAAATTGCTTACAGCACTTGCTGCCATGCAAATGGGAGTAATGGATGAAAAGACTGTTTTCCCTTGTGGTGGCGGATTTTTCTATAAAGGTAAAAGGATTAAAGGACATGGCGGGGCAGACCCACTCATCCCTTCTATTCAGGTTTCCAGTAACTGTTTCTTTACCTATGCATTTATAGCCATCATTAAAAAATATCCGGGAAACCCTTCAAAAGGTGTTGATGAATGGAAAAAGATTATGAGCAGCTTTGGTGTTGGGGAGTTTCTAAATAACGACTTTGCGGTGGGTGCAAAAGGTAGAATCCCTTCAGGAGATTTTTACGAGAAAAGGTTTAAGGCTATCATGAAAGCAAGTGGTTCCAAAAGAACTGACTATACAAATTGGGATGAAATGTCAACCGGAGCCATTTACAATGGGATGGGACAAGGTGATGTTTTGGTAACACCTATTCAGTTGGCTAACTATGTGGCAGCTATTGCCAACAAAGGATGGTATTACACCCCTCATATCGTAAAAGCAATTGACGGAAAGGCAAACCCAGACCCAAGATTTAAAGTTAAGCATCAAACTTTAGTGGATCAAAAACATTTTGAACCCGTTTTAAAAGGAATGGAAGCTGTAGTTTTGAGAGGAACTGCTAGAGGGTTGAAATCTAACGACTTTACACAATTAGCAAAAACAGGTACAGCACAGGTTCCACAAGGAAAGGATAACTCTATCTTCGTGTTGATTGCCCCAGCTGATAAACCAAAGATTGTTGTGGTTGCCGTAATGGAGCACGCAGGATTTGGAGCCACGTGGGCAGGGCCAGCTTGTACGGTGATTGCTGAAAAATATATTACGGGTGACTTAAAAAGAGAAAATCTATATAAAAAGATGATCACTTCGAGTTTTATGCCCGAGTATAAAAGGCAGTGGATTGCAGATTTGAAGCGTAAAGGACTTTATAAAGACCCTAAACCTGATTCAATTAAGCAGAAAAGAATAAAGGATAGTCTGGAATTGGTTAAACAACAAAAAGCCAAGCTTCAGAAAGAAATAGAAAAAGAAACTAAGAATAATAACACTGCTAAAAAACCTGTTAAGCAATGA
- a CDS encoding C40 family peptidase: MKKRVLFYLVALVTTVSLQSCATNYVVSKPATYSKEYKTDAKLASIDNKKMELDKQKLIDSFLAEKAASIANAKKAVKNSEIAKAIKHNKTIDGILEEAETYLGTPYRYGGTTRRGIDCSAFVLSVFGAAAGLTLPRVAASQAQEGERIEKGNLQKGDLIFFSHGRRISHVGIVESVTEEGEIKFIHAATSKGVMVSSLNDSYWGPKFRFAKRVINEEGEVYNNLASTTQATPANF, from the coding sequence ATGAAGAAAAGAGTTTTGTTTTATTTAGTTGCTCTAGTTACTACAGTATCATTGCAATCGTGCGCTACTAATTATGTAGTTTCAAAACCAGCAACTTACAGTAAAGAATACAAAACAGATGCCAAACTAGCTTCTATTGATAACAAAAAAATGGAGCTGGATAAGCAGAAATTGATAGACTCTTTCCTTGCTGAAAAGGCTGCATCTATAGCAAACGCTAAAAAAGCTGTTAAGAATTCTGAGATTGCAAAAGCAATCAAACATAATAAAACCATTGACGGTATCCTAGAAGAAGCTGAAACATACCTTGGAACTCCTTACAGATATGGAGGAACTACAAGAAGAGGTATTGATTGTTCAGCTTTCGTTCTTTCTGTATTCGGGGCTGCAGCAGGTCTTACTTTACCAAGAGTAGCGGCTTCTCAGGCTCAGGAAGGTGAAAGAATCGAAAAAGGAAATTTACAGAAAGGAGATTTAATCTTCTTTTCTCATGGAAGAAGAATTTCTCACGTAGGTATTGTAGAAAGTGTTACTGAAGAAGGTGAGATCAAATTTATCCACGCAGCAACATCTAAAGGAGTAATGGTTTCTTCACTGAATGACTCTTATTGGGGACCTAAATTCAGATTCGCAAAAAGAGTAATCAACGAAGAAGGAGAAGTTTACAACAACCTAGCTTCTACTACTCAAGCTACACCAGCAAATTTTTAA
- a CDS encoding pentapeptide repeat-containing protein has translation MNDVYILDQNFENTDFVQFPLDKGEYENCVFKNCSFEYGNLSGFSFTDCEFIGCNLSMAKLTSTSFRDALFNECKMLGLQFNDCNGFGLSFTFDGCSLHNSVFYQTSIKKTVFKNSKLIEVDFTECDLSNVIFSHCDLSGAVFDNTNLEKADLRTSVHYSIDPTLNRLKKAKFSISEVYGLLYKLDIEIDRHS, from the coding sequence ATGAACGATGTTTATATTTTAGATCAAAATTTTGAAAATACAGATTTTGTACAGTTTCCTTTGGATAAAGGTGAGTATGAGAATTGTGTTTTTAAGAATTGCAGCTTTGAATATGGAAACCTCTCGGGGTTCAGTTTTACAGACTGTGAATTTATAGGATGCAACCTCAGTATGGCAAAGCTAACCTCAACGTCATTCCGTGATGCGCTTTTCAACGAATGTAAAATGCTTGGTCTGCAATTTAATGACTGCAATGGTTTTGGGTTGTCTTTTACATTTGATGGCTGCTCTCTTCATAATTCTGTTTTTTACCAAACTTCTATAAAAAAAACTGTTTTCAAAAATTCTAAACTTATAGAAGTAGATTTTACTGAATGTGATCTGTCTAATGTTATATTTAGCCATTGCGATTTATCAGGAGCAGTATTTGATAATACAAATCTCGAAAAGGCAGATTTGAGAACTTCTGTTCACTATTCGATAGATCCTACTTTAAATAGGCTTAAAAAGGCTAAATTTTCGATTTCTGAAGTCTATGGACTATTGTATAAGCTAGATATTGAAATAGACAGGCATAGCTAG